The following proteins are encoded in a genomic region of Pelodictyon phaeoclathratiforme BU-1:
- a CDS encoding cupin domain-containing protein: MQKAEFWIESLQLVAHPEGGYYRETWRSEGGYSFPDASPFNGPRSYATAIYYLLKSTDRSKLHRIHSDELWFFHAGDPLTVHFFPQDGDPSSFTLGLSPGMGQVLQGVAPKESWFGACCENPGEESYALVSCVVAPGFDFRDFAFADREMLQKKYPRHAELIMRLT; the protein is encoded by the coding sequence ATGCAAAAAGCTGAGTTCTGGATTGAGAGCCTTCAACTTGTGGCGCATCCGGAAGGGGGATACTACCGGGAAACCTGGAGGAGCGAAGGCGGCTATTCCTTCCCGGATGCATCTCCCTTCAATGGCCCACGCTCTTATGCAACGGCCATTTACTACCTACTCAAAAGCACGGATCGCTCAAAACTACACCGCATTCATTCCGACGAACTCTGGTTTTTCCATGCAGGCGATCCCCTCACCGTGCATTTTTTCCCTCAGGATGGTGATCCGTCAAGCTTTACGCTCGGCCTCTCGCCGGGTATGGGGCAGGTTCTGCAGGGAGTCGCCCCCAAAGAGAGCTGGTTTGGCGCCTGTTGTGAAAATCCGGGTGAAGAGAGCTATGCGCTGGTCAGTTGCGTCGTCGCGCCCGGTTTTGATTTTCGCGACTTTGCTTTCGCCGACAGGGAGATGTTACAAAAAAAATACCCCCGACATGCTGAACTCATCATGCGTCTCACCTGA
- a CDS encoding type I restriction endonuclease subunit R, producing MTTENQTELSLIDKLQDLKYSYRPDIRDRDALEKNFREKFEALNQIHLTDAEFARLLDQIVTPDVFAASRHLRERNSFERDDGTPLFYTLVNIREWCKNSFEVVNQLRINTNNSHHRYDVLLLINGVPVVQIELKTLAISPRRAMQQIVEYKNDPGNGYSKTLLCFLQLFIVSNRTDTWYFANNNSRHFSFNADERFLPFYQFAGEDNKKITHLDSFAEKFLAKCTLGEMISRYMVLVTSEQKLMMMRPYQIYAVKAIVECIHQNCGNGYIWHTTGSGKTLTSFKASTLLKDNPDIDKCLFVVDRKDLDRQTREEFNRFQEKCVEENTNTETLVQRLLSDDYANKVIVTTIQKLGLALDGSNKRNYKERLELLRKKRMVFIFDECHRSQFGENHKAIKEFFPNAQLFGFTGTPIFPENASYQQIEGEQATWKTTEEIFQQQLHAYTITHAIEDRNVLRFHIDYFKPEGKNTPKPGETLAKKAIVEAILQKHDTATYGRKFNALLATASINDAIAYHELFKSIQEEKQAKDENFQPLNIACVFSPPAQAIAGDAGNRNEKNVADIKQLQEDLPQEKADNEEDPDKKKAALKAIIADYNDRYKTNHRIDEFDLYYQDVQKRIKDQQYPNQDLPHAQKIDLIIVVDMLLTGFDSKFLNTLYVDKNLKYHGLIQAFSRTNRVLNGTKPYGTILDFRQQQSAVDEAIKLFSGEQADRATEIWLVDSAPVVINKLEIAVKKLDEFMRSQGLESAPQEVANLKGDAARGQFINLFKEVQRLKTQLDQYTDLTPENAASISRVIPQEQLQGFRGVYLETAQRMKEKQKKGSDGPETEQLDFEFVLFASAMIDYDYIMTLITSYSQQLPGKQKMTRTELIGLIDSEANLLEVREDIADYIGTLKSGEGLKESDIRQGYETFKAEKSAQQLAEIAEKHGLETSVLQAFVDGIMQRMIFDGEHLTDLLAPLGLNWKQRRQNELALMEELIPVLHKLAQGREISGLEAYEQ from the coding sequence ATGACAACTGAAAACCAGACCGAGCTGAGCCTGATCGATAAACTCCAGGATCTCAAATACAGCTACCGCCCCGACATTCGCGACCGGGACGCACTCGAAAAAAACTTCCGCGAAAAGTTCGAAGCCCTCAACCAGATTCATCTCACCGACGCCGAGTTTGCCCGGCTGCTCGATCAAATCGTCACCCCGGACGTTTTCGCCGCCTCTCGTCATCTGCGCGAACGCAACAGCTTCGAGCGCGACGACGGCACACCACTCTTCTACACTCTGGTCAACATCCGGGAGTGGTGCAAAAACAGCTTCGAGGTCGTCAACCAGCTCCGCATCAACACCAACAACAGCCATCACCGCTACGATGTGTTGCTCCTCATCAACGGTGTGCCGGTGGTTCAGATCGAGCTGAAGACCCTCGCCATCAGCCCGCGCCGCGCCATGCAGCAGATTGTCGAGTACAAAAACGACCCCGGCAACGGCTACAGCAAAACCCTGCTCTGCTTTTTGCAACTCTTCATCGTCAGCAACCGCACCGACACCTGGTACTTCGCCAACAATAACAGTCGCCACTTCAGCTTTAACGCCGACGAGCGTTTTCTGCCGTTCTACCAGTTCGCCGGAGAAGACAACAAAAAAATCACCCATCTCGACAGCTTCGCCGAAAAGTTCCTCGCCAAATGCACCCTCGGCGAAATGATCAGCCGCTACATGGTGCTGGTGACGAGCGAGCAAAAGCTGATGATGATGCGCCCCTACCAGATCTATGCCGTCAAGGCTATCGTGGAGTGCATTCACCAGAACTGCGGTAACGGCTACATCTGGCACACCACCGGCAGCGGCAAAACCCTCACCTCCTTCAAGGCATCAACCCTGCTCAAGGATAACCCGGATATCGACAAATGCCTTTTCGTCGTTGACCGCAAAGACCTCGACCGGCAGACGCGGGAGGAGTTCAACCGCTTTCAGGAGAAGTGCGTCGAAGAGAACACCAACACCGAAACCCTGGTGCAGCGGTTGCTCTCCGATGACTATGCCAATAAAGTGATCGTCACCACCATCCAGAAGCTCGGCCTTGCCCTCGACGGCAGCAACAAACGCAACTACAAGGAGCGGCTCGAACTGCTCCGCAAAAAGCGCATGGTTTTCATCTTTGACGAATGCCACCGCTCCCAGTTCGGCGAAAACCACAAGGCGATCAAAGAGTTTTTCCCCAACGCCCAGCTCTTCGGCTTCACCGGCACACCAATTTTCCCCGAAAACGCCAGCTACCAGCAGATTGAAGGGGAGCAGGCCACCTGGAAAACCACGGAAGAGATCTTCCAGCAGCAACTGCATGCCTACACCATTACCCACGCCATCGAAGACCGCAACGTCCTGCGCTTCCACATCGACTATTTCAAGCCCGAAGGTAAGAACACGCCCAAGCCCGGCGAAACGCTGGCAAAAAAAGCCATCGTTGAAGCCATCCTTCAAAAACACGATACCGCCACCTACGGGCGCAAGTTTAACGCCCTTCTGGCCACCGCATCTATCAACGACGCCATAGCTTATCACGAGCTGTTCAAGAGCATTCAGGAGGAAAAGCAGGCCAAAGATGAAAATTTCCAGCCACTCAACATCGCCTGCGTCTTTTCCCCGCCTGCCCAGGCCATTGCTGGTGATGCTGGGAATCGAAACGAAAAGAATGTGGCAGACATCAAGCAGCTTCAGGAAGATCTGCCACAGGAAAAGGCCGATAACGAGGAAGACCCGGACAAAAAAAAGGCGGCCCTCAAAGCCATCATTGCCGACTACAACGACCGTTACAAAACCAACCACCGCATCGACGAATTCGACCTCTACTACCAAGATGTGCAAAAGCGTATCAAAGATCAGCAATACCCCAACCAGGACTTGCCGCACGCGCAGAAGATCGACCTGATAATCGTGGTCGACATGCTGCTCACCGGCTTCGACTCCAAATTCCTGAACACCCTCTACGTCGACAAAAACCTCAAGTACCACGGGCTCATTCAGGCCTTCTCACGCACCAACCGCGTACTGAACGGCACCAAGCCCTACGGCACCATTCTCGACTTCCGCCAGCAGCAAAGCGCCGTCGATGAAGCCATCAAACTATTCTCTGGCGAACAAGCCGACCGCGCCACCGAAATCTGGCTGGTCGATTCCGCACCGGTGGTCATCAACAAACTCGAAATTGCGGTTAAAAAGCTGGACGAATTCATGCGCTCTCAGGGGCTGGAAAGCGCCCCTCAAGAGGTGGCGAACCTCAAGGGCGACGCCGCACGAGGCCAGTTCATCAACCTCTTCAAGGAGGTGCAGCGCCTCAAGACCCAGCTCGACCAATACACCGACCTGACGCCGGAAAATGCCGCCAGCATCAGCCGGGTCATCCCACAAGAGCAATTGCAGGGCTTCCGTGGCGTCTATCTCGAAACCGCCCAGCGCATGAAAGAAAAACAGAAAAAAGGCAGCGACGGCCCGGAAACAGAGCAGCTCGACTTTGAATTCGTGCTCTTTGCCTCAGCCATGATTGATTACGATTACATCATGACCCTGATTACAAGCTACTCGCAGCAACTGCCCGGCAAACAAAAGATGACCCGCACCGAGCTTATCGGTCTCATCGACTCCGAGGCCAACCTCCTTGAAGTTCGCGAAGACATTGCCGACTATATTGGCACCCTCAAGTCAGGCGAAGGGTTGAAAGAGAGCGACATCCGTCAGGGTTACGAAACCTTCAAGGCCGAAAAGAGCGCCCAACAACTGGCCGAAATTGCCGAAAAGCACGGACTGGAAACCTCCGTGCTCCAGGCCTTTGTCGATGGCATCATGCAGCGCATGATCTTCGACGGCGAACACCTGACCGATCTGCTCGCCCCGCTCGGCCTCAACTGGAAACAGAGAAGGCAAAACGAGCTGGCCCTGATGGAAGAGCTGATTCCCGTGCTGCACAAACTTGCGCAAGGACGCGAAATTTCAGGGCTGGAGGCGTATGAGCAATAA
- the purE gene encoding 5-(carboxyamino)imidazole ribonucleotide mutase, with amino-acid sequence MTQKKTDTNRPTVGIIMGSDSDFDIMKEAVLVCDEFGIASEISVISAHRTPHDLEAYATSAIERGLKVIIAGAGGAAHLPGVTAAMTVLPVIGVPIFSKKLNGQDSLYSIVQMPAGIPVATVGIDNARNAALLAVQILALSDEALMAALLEFRKKLADASRQKTAKIREKLHAKS; translated from the coding sequence ATGACTCAAAAAAAAACAGATACTAACCGACCGACTGTCGGCATCATCATGGGTTCTGACTCTGATTTCGACATTATGAAGGAGGCGGTACTGGTTTGTGATGAGTTCGGTATTGCCTCAGAGATTTCGGTTATTTCTGCTCACCGCACACCGCACGACCTCGAAGCATACGCCACTTCGGCCATTGAACGTGGCCTGAAAGTTATTATTGCCGGAGCTGGCGGCGCGGCGCATCTGCCGGGTGTTACTGCAGCCATGACGGTGCTGCCGGTTATCGGCGTGCCGATTTTCAGCAAAAAACTTAACGGTCAGGACTCGCTCTACTCCATCGTGCAGATGCCTGCGGGCATTCCTGTGGCGACAGTAGGTATCGACAATGCCCGGAATGCCGCTCTGCTTGCCGTCCAGATTCTTGCCCTCTCTGATGAAGCGCTGATGGCAGCACTGCTTGAGTTCCGCAAAAAACTTGCCGACGCATCCCGTCAGAAAACTGCGAAAATCCGTGAAAAGCTCCATGCAAAAAGCTGA
- a CDS encoding DUF1016 N-terminal domain-containing protein: MSNNEPQVKVVNTLDTQQEFGDKNQWRMKQCYEICQADEKHSSLARELSWRHNTLIFSRCKSNKLNELYANEGALNRETPQGGEL, encoded by the coding sequence ATGAGCAATAATGAACCACAAGTAAAAGTGGTGAACACACTCGATACACAACAAGAGTTTGGTGATAAAAACCAGTGGCGCATGAAGCAATGTTATGAAATCTGCCAGGCAGATGAAAAACACTCATCACTGGCGAGAGAATTGTCCTGGAGGCACAACACCCTCATTTTTTCGCGATGCAAGAGCAATAAACTGAATGAGTTGTATGCTAATGAAGGTGCTTTGAATCGGGAAACACCACAAGGGGGTGAATTATGA
- a CDS encoding zeta toxin family protein yields MDKKIIIIAGPNGAGKTSFARSFLPKEAQCLRFINADLIAAGLSPFAPEVAAIKAGRVMLEEIAACVRREESFAFETTLSGQGYLMHIQQWRAQGYLVSLYFLALPNVEAAIARVAERVRQGGHNIPEPVIRRRFIAGLRNFEQHYKAEVDAWAKYDNTGDTPVLLEWGENL; encoded by the coding sequence ATGGACAAAAAAATCATCATTATCGCCGGACCCAATGGCGCAGGAAAAACCTCCTTTGCCCGCTCGTTTCTGCCAAAAGAAGCTCAATGCCTGCGCTTCATCAATGCCGATCTCATTGCCGCCGGGCTGTCACCCTTTGCCCCTGAGGTGGCTGCCATCAAAGCCGGACGAGTCATGTTGGAAGAGATTGCCGCTTGTGTGCGACGTGAAGAAAGTTTCGCATTTGAAACCACCCTATCCGGACAGGGTTATTTGATGCATATCCAGCAATGGCGTGCTCAAGGCTATTTGGTTAGCCTCTATTTTCTGGCGTTACCCAATGTCGAAGCGGCCATTGCACGTGTAGCGGAGCGCGTACGCCAGGGAGGGCATAATATTCCTGAACCAGTAATCCGCCGCCGTTTTATAGCGGGATTGCGTAACTTTGAGCAACACTACAAAGCTGAGGTAGATGCTTGGGCTAAATACGACAACACTGGTGATACACCGGTCTTATTAGAATGGGGAGAAAACCTGTGA
- a CDS encoding AAA family ATPase, which yields MLVEFRVSNFRSIREELRLSLVANTDNEHSETHLICSGSKSTPSLLKSAVIYGANASGKSNIINALAFMKGVVAESATQIKEGQKFHFQPFKLDGISSSKPSEFEVTFIIDGIRYQYGFSLLSERITSEWLLVYKTSKPQIWFDRRYNSKIKEDEYTFSTFLVGEKKLWQKSTRSNALFLSKAVDLNSSALRPVFLWIVQQLNIIGAGEQPMIEFSTVLAQQPEGNKKLLDFLNAADFSISELSLEMRKTRELSLKIEGEKPPVHQVLDSEALMPVFLHKGAEGAAKFEIHDESTGTQRMFAFAGPILDVLQNGSVLIVDELDGSLHTKIVRFLLNVINSSISNTNGAQLIFTTHDTSIMDVKLFRRDQIWFVEKDQSHATHLYPLTDFRPRKNEALEKGYLVGRYGAIPFINDVMF from the coding sequence ATGCTTGTAGAATTTCGTGTTTCAAATTTTCGCTCAATCAGAGAAGAGCTTCGCCTGAGCCTTGTTGCAAATACTGATAACGAGCATTCGGAGACTCATTTAATTTGCAGCGGATCGAAGTCCACTCCCTCACTGCTAAAGTCTGCGGTCATCTATGGTGCCAATGCGAGTGGTAAATCAAATATTATAAATGCGTTGGCATTTATGAAAGGGGTTGTCGCCGAGTCTGCTACGCAAATCAAGGAGGGGCAAAAATTTCATTTCCAGCCCTTCAAGCTTGATGGCATCTCATCATCCAAGCCAAGTGAGTTTGAAGTCACCTTTATTATAGATGGAATCCGATATCAATATGGATTTTCACTGCTTTCTGAAAGAATTACTTCCGAGTGGCTGTTAGTTTACAAAACATCCAAGCCACAAATTTGGTTTGATCGACGTTACAATTCCAAGATAAAGGAGGATGAGTATACGTTCAGTACGTTCCTGGTGGGTGAAAAAAAACTGTGGCAAAAATCGACCCGCTCAAACGCATTGTTTCTCTCCAAAGCCGTCGATCTTAACAGCAGTGCTTTACGGCCTGTCTTTCTCTGGATTGTGCAGCAACTCAATATTATAGGCGCGGGAGAACAGCCAATGATAGAGTTTTCAACAGTTCTTGCTCAGCAGCCTGAAGGCAATAAAAAGTTGCTTGATTTTTTAAATGCTGCTGATTTCAGCATTTCAGAATTATCACTGGAGATGCGTAAAACAAGAGAGTTGTCGCTTAAGATTGAGGGCGAAAAACCTCCTGTTCATCAAGTTCTTGATTCCGAAGCACTGATGCCTGTTTTTTTGCATAAAGGTGCAGAAGGAGCTGCAAAATTCGAAATTCACGATGAGTCAACAGGAACTCAGCGCATGTTCGCCTTTGCCGGACCAATTCTTGATGTGTTGCAGAACGGGAGTGTCTTGATCGTTGATGAGTTGGATGGGAGTTTACATACCAAAATTGTTCGGTTCCTCCTGAACGTAATCAATTCATCCATCTCTAACACGAATGGGGCTCAGCTTATTTTTACAACACATGATACCTCCATCATGGACGTGAAATTATTTCGCAGAGATCAGATCTGGTTTGTTGAAAAGGATCAATCTCACGCAACACACCTTTACCCTCTTACAGATTTCAGGCCAAGAAAAAACGAAGCTCTTGAAAAAGGCTATCTTGTCGGACGATATGGAGCGATTCCTTTCATCAATGATGTGATGTTTTGA
- the hemN gene encoding oxygen-independent coproporphyrinogen III oxidase: protein MATNLAVKYSNPGPRYTSYPTIPSWSTDGVTQEQWKEAMVKGFNDSNETTGISLYIHIPYCENHCYFCGCNAHRTQDHSYEAPYLEALLKEWQMYTDVFPGRLNVKELHIGGGTPTFFSPENLVTLIDGICKNVNKMDNYMFSFETNPRSTSKEHLEALYSVGFRRMSFGIQDFDPIVQEEINRLQSFELVKEKVDIARQIGFTSINFDLVYGLPKQTMATITDTIQKVMELKPDRLAFYAYGHNPHMYEGQRKFKESDLPVGDAKQELYDKGSAMLESIGYHEIGMDHFAIEGDALYIAAKNGTLHRNFMGYTENTTQMMLALGSSSISDTWYAFAQNERNDIEYIKVVNEGRFPLHRGHLLTDEDLVLRRHILNLMCKQETSWEDPKLYTDELDIALYRLEDMQNDGIVVLGDKSVRVTEAGIPFLRNICMAFDARLWSSDSLSKAYNVSRDIQKTYIEKARLAKAQKVG, encoded by the coding sequence ATGGCAACTAATCTCGCAGTAAAATACAGCAATCCCGGCCCCCGTTACACCAGTTATCCCACCATTCCCTCATGGAGCACCGACGGTGTTACCCAGGAGCAGTGGAAAGAGGCGATGGTCAAAGGTTTTAACGACAGCAACGAAACCACCGGAATCAGCCTGTACATCCACATTCCCTACTGTGAGAACCACTGTTACTTCTGCGGCTGTAACGCTCACCGTACACAGGATCACTCCTATGAAGCGCCCTATCTTGAGGCTCTGCTCAAAGAGTGGCAGATGTACACCGATGTTTTTCCCGGACGCCTCAATGTCAAGGAGCTGCACATCGGCGGCGGAACCCCAACCTTCTTCAGTCCGGAAAACCTTGTCACCCTCATTGACGGGATCTGCAAAAATGTCAACAAGATGGACAACTACATGTTCAGCTTTGAGACCAATCCCCGCTCAACCTCCAAAGAGCACCTCGAAGCGCTCTACAGTGTCGGCTTCCGTCGTATGAGTTTTGGAATCCAGGATTTCGACCCGATTGTGCAGGAGGAGATCAACCGCCTTCAGTCATTCGAACTGGTCAAGGAAAAGGTTGATATTGCCCGCCAGATCGGTTTTACCTCCATCAATTTTGATCTCGTTTATGGCCTGCCCAAGCAGACGATGGCCACCATTACCGACACCATCCAGAAGGTCATGGAGCTCAAGCCCGATCGCCTTGCCTTCTATGCCTATGGCCACAATCCGCACATGTACGAAGGACAGCGGAAGTTCAAGGAGTCGGACTTGCCGGTTGGCGATGCCAAGCAGGAGCTTTATGACAAAGGCAGCGCCATGCTTGAATCCATCGGCTACCACGAAATCGGCATGGATCATTTCGCCATCGAAGGTGACGCTCTCTATATCGCAGCGAAAAATGGAACCCTGCATCGCAATTTCATGGGCTATACCGAAAATACCACGCAGATGATGCTTGCCCTCGGCTCATCCTCCATCAGTGACACCTGGTATGCATTTGCACAGAACGAACGTAACGATATTGAATATATCAAAGTGGTGAACGAAGGGCGTTTCCCGCTCCATCGCGGCCACCTGCTGACCGACGAAGATCTTGTGCTTCGCCGTCACATCCTCAACCTGATGTGCAAGCAGGAGACCTCATGGGAAGATCCCAAGCTCTACACTGATGAACTCGATATCGCCCTCTACCGTCTTGAAGATATGCAGAACGACGGCATCGTTGTTCTGGGAGACAAAAGTGTTCGCGTAACCGAAGCGGGCATACCCTTTCTCCGCAATATCTGCATGGCCTTCGATGCAAGGCTCTGGAGCTCCGACAGCCTCTCAAAGGCATACAACGTATCGCGTGATATCCAGAAAACCTACATTGAAAAAGCCCGCCTCGCAAAGGCACAAAAAGTCGGTTGA
- a CDS encoding Rpn family recombination-promoting nuclease/putative transposase — protein sequence MLLKDRYINPFTDFGFKKIFGSEVNKDLLIAFLNTLLPAEAGTVSDLSFLPNEQVGRSEYDRRAIFDLYCENEKGEKFIVEMQRAKQNYFKDRSIFYATFPVQQQAQSGSWNFCLKSVYMVGILDFVFDEDKADNEVVHHEVKLVDRSTGAVFSDKLTFIYLELPKFTKTIEELVTDFDKWCFLLRHLPELTDRPAPLQERVFLKVFELAEIAKYSSVEAAAYEESLKIYRDLKNVVDTAYDEGKAEGIVEGSQQKAMEVAKRLKESGLNIETISRCTGLPITLVEGL from the coding sequence ATGCTTTTAAAAGACCGTTACATAAATCCCTTTACCGACTTTGGTTTCAAGAAAATCTTCGGCTCCGAGGTAAACAAGGATCTGCTGATAGCGTTTCTGAACACGCTCTTGCCTGCCGAGGCGGGGACCGTTTCTGACCTTTCCTTTTTGCCCAATGAGCAGGTCGGGCGGAGCGAGTACGACCGCAGAGCAATTTTTGACCTTTATTGTGAAAATGAAAAGGGTGAAAAATTTATTGTAGAGATGCAACGGGCAAAGCAGAACTACTTCAAGGATCGATCGATATTTTATGCCACCTTTCCTGTTCAACAGCAGGCGCAGAGTGGATCGTGGAATTTCTGCCTGAAGTCGGTCTACATGGTTGGTATTCTTGATTTCGTCTTTGATGAGGATAAAGCCGATAATGAGGTCGTTCACCATGAAGTAAAGCTGGTTGACCGTTCAACGGGCGCAGTTTTCTCCGACAAGCTCACCTTTATTTACCTCGAACTTCCCAAGTTCACCAAAACGATTGAAGAGCTTGTTACTGACTTCGACAAATGGTGTTTTCTTCTCCGCCACCTCCCTGAGCTTACTGATCGCCCGGCTCCTCTTCAGGAGAGGGTCTTCCTCAAGGTATTTGAACTGGCAGAAATCGCAAAGTATTCGAGTGTTGAAGCGGCAGCTTATGAAGAGAGCCTCAAGATATATCGTGACCTGAAGAATGTTGTCGATACCGCTTATGATGAGGGCAAGGCTGAGGGGATAGTAGAGGGGAGCCAGCAAAAGGCCATGGAAGTTGCAAAAAGGCTTAAAGAGTCAGGTCTTAATATCGAAACGATTTCACGTTGTACCGGTCTGCCGATTACTCTTGTGGAAGGGCTATAG
- a CDS encoding restriction endonuclease subunit S, protein MNVPKLRFPEFRDAGEWDRDVLGKVSVFVNERMPLEQLSLSNYVSTVNILPDYEGMVTAPKLPPSGSATRFKINDILISNIRPYLKKVWFASKEGGASNDVIVIRAKEKVGDRYLSFMLKNDVFIEYVMKGAKGVKMPRGDIFLMQEYPLAYPSKPEQQKIADCLSSIDDLITAQTQKLDTLKTHKKGLMQHLFPAEGETLPKLRFPEFQDAGEWEEKHLGKICEIKGGKRIPKGFSLTNEKTDYPYVRVSDMYMGGIDTSSVLYIPSEIEKQIRSYKISKNDLFITVAGTIGIVGEVPEELDNANLTENANKIIVKSIAKKYLLHYLTGESAQQLISSSVTNNAQPKLALERIRLFPIPVPSPEEQQKIADCLSSIDDLIIAQTQKLATLKTHKKALMQQLFPAMEEVSS, encoded by the coding sequence ATGAATGTACCCAAGCTGCGCTTTCCGGAGTTTCGGGATGCGGGGGAGTGGGATAGAGATGTGCTGGGAAAGGTTTCAGTCTTTGTCAACGAAAGAATGCCTTTAGAGCAACTCTCACTCTCTAACTATGTAAGCACAGTAAACATTTTGCCTGATTATGAAGGAATGGTAACAGCACCTAAATTACCACCGTCAGGCTCTGCAACCCGGTTTAAAATAAATGATATTCTCATATCGAATATACGCCCTTACTTAAAAAAGGTTTGGTTTGCAAGTAAAGAGGGCGGCGCTTCAAATGATGTGATTGTTATTCGTGCGAAAGAAAAAGTTGGTGATCGATATTTATCCTTTATGCTCAAAAATGATGTATTCATCGAATATGTCATGAAGGGGGCTAAAGGTGTGAAAATGCCAAGAGGAGATATCTTTTTAATGCAAGAGTATCCACTTGCATATCCGTCAAAGCCAGAACAACAAAAAATCGCCGACTGCCTTTCATCCATCGACGACCTGATCACTGCCCAAACCCAAAAGCTCGACACGCTCAAGACCCACAAAAAAGGGCTGATGCAACATCTCTTCCCGGCAGAAGGCGAAACCCTCCCCAAGCTGCGCTTTCCCGAGTTTCAGGATGCGGGGGAGTGGGAAGAGAAGCATCTGGGAAAGATATGCGAAATAAAAGGCGGAAAGAGAATCCCTAAAGGTTTTTCATTGACCAATGAAAAAACAGACTACCCCTACGTTAGGGTAAGTGATATGTACATGGGCGGAATAGATACATCTTCTGTGTTATACATCCCAAGCGAGATTGAGAAGCAAATAAGAAGTTACAAAATTTCAAAAAACGATTTGTTTATAACTGTTGCTGGGACGATCGGAATTGTAGGAGAAGTGCCCGAAGAGTTGGATAATGCCAATCTCACTGAAAATGCCAATAAGATTATAGTGAAAAGTATAGCAAAGAAATATTTGTTGCACTATTTAACTGGAGAGTCTGCACAACAGCTTATTTCTTCTTCTGTTACCAATAATGCTCAGCCGAAGTTAGCTCTGGAGCGGATAAGGCTTTTTCCAATACCAGTTCCATCCCCGGAAGAACAACAAAAAATCGCCGACTGCCTTTCATCCATAGACGACCTGATCATCGCACAAACCCAAAAGCTCGCCACGCTTAAAACCCATAAAAAAGCACTGATGCAGCAGCTTTTCCCGGCAATGGAGGAGGTATCAAGCTGA